GACCGGTTGATGGGCGCGGTGGCCGCCCGGCTGTCCTTGAACGACTTCTTCCGGCAGGAGCTGACCTGCGGGTTCACCGACTACGCGGACTACCTGCTGCTGGCTGCGCAAGGCGGGTTCGCCACGCGCGCCGGCGAGCCGCTGTTCCTGTCCTCGAAGGACCACGAGCCCCCGGTGGCGGGCGCGCGGGACCTCGCGCTGGCCGTCGAGCACACCGACCTGCTGCGCGATGCCGAAGTGCACGCGCTCGTCGCCGAACTGCTGAGAGGAGAGCGCCCGTGGTGACACCGGCGGAGATAGCCGAGGTGCTGGCGGCCCACCCCGGGGTGGGCCGGGCCGAGGTCGCCGTCGTGCGCCACGACGGGCGCGACGTCACCGTCGCGGTGGTCGAGCCGACCGAGTACCTGAGCGGGCCGCTGCTGCGCAACCACGCGCGGCGGGAGCTGGGCGACGACGGCGCGCCGGCCGGGGTGCTGATCGTCGACCGCATCCCGACGGCGGGCGGCGCGGTCGACGCCGACGCGGTGGCCGCGGCCGTCGCGGACGGCCGGTGCACCCTGTTCGAGGACCCGCGCGACGACGTGGAGCGCCGGGTGGCGGAGATCTGGGCGGCGCAGATGGACGTGCGGTCCGTCGGCGCGAACGACGACTTCCTGGAGCTGGGCGGCGACTCGCTGTCGGCGCTGGGCATCATCGCCGCCATCGAGGCGGAGTTCGACCGGTCGCTGGACGTGTACGAGTTCATGAGCGCGGCCAGCGTGCGGCGCCTGGCCGAGATCCTGCGGTAGCCGTGGCGCTGCCCGTGCACCGGCGGATCGACGAGGTCGCCCGCGCCGAACCCGACCGGACGGCCCTGGTCGGCTTCGACGCGGACCTGGTCGAGCACACCGTGTCCTGGCGCGAACTCGCCTCCCGCGTGGCGGACGCGGCGGGCGCGCTGCGCGTGGTGGGCGCGGGTTCGTGCGTCGTCGTGGAGGCGGCCAACACCGTGGCCGCGGCGACGGGCATCGCGGCGGCGCTCGCGGCCGAGGTCCCGGTCTTCCCGCTCAACCCGGCCACCCCGCCGGCCGAGCGGGACCTCCTGCTGGGCCTGCTGGGTCGGCGCTTCGACCGCGTCCACCTGCTGGACGAGCGGCACCGGCCGCGACCGGTGGACGTGCCCGGCGGCCCCGCGCGCCCGGGTGGCCCGGTGGCGTACCTGTTGGCCACCGGCGCGAGCACGGGCGTGCCGAAGATCTCGGCCCGGCCCGGCCCGCTGCGCTACGACCCGGCGCGCACGCCGTCGCTGGTGATCCGGCAGACCGGCTGGCGGACGGGCCAGCGGCAGCTCGTCGTCGGCCCGCTGTACCACGCCGCGCCGTTCACCGCGTTCGTGGACGCCCTACTCGACGTCAACACCGTTGTCCTGCAACCGTTCTTCTCCCCCGCGTGGACGGTGGAGCTGATCGCCGGGCACGGCGTCGAGTGGGTGCAGCTCACCCCGACGCACATGCGCGAGATCCTGGCCGCGAACCCCGCGCCCGGGAGCTTCGACAGCCTGCGCGGGATGCTGCACACCGCCGCGCGCTGCGACCCGGCCACCAAGCGCGGGTGGCTCGACCTGCTCGGCCCGCACCGGGTCTTCGAGCTGTACGGCGCGACCGAGGGCATCGGCGTGACGCTGGTCCGCGGCGACGAGTGGCTGGCCCGCCCCGGCACGGTCGGGCGCGGTTTCCTGAC
This portion of the Saccharothrix syringae genome encodes:
- a CDS encoding phosphopantetheine-binding protein is translated as MVTPAEIAEVLAAHPGVGRAEVAVVRHDGRDVTVAVVEPTEYLSGPLLRNHARRELGDDGAPAGVLIVDRIPTAGGAVDADAVAAAVADGRCTLFEDPRDDVERRVAEIWAAQMDVRSVGANDDFLELGGDSLSALGIIAAIEAEFDRSLDVYEFMSAASVRRLAEILR
- a CDS encoding AMP-binding protein, producing the protein MALPVHRRIDEVARAEPDRTALVGFDADLVEHTVSWRELASRVADAAGALRVVGAGSCVVVEAANTVAAATGIAAALAAEVPVFPLNPATPPAERDLLLGLLGRRFDRVHLLDERHRPRPVDVPGGPARPGGPVAYLLATGASTGVPKISARPGPLRYDPARTPSLVIRQTGWRTGQRQLVVGPLYHAAPFTAFVDALLDVNTVVLQPFFSPAWTVELIAGHGVEWVQLTPTHMREILAANPAPGSFDSLRGMLHTAARCDPATKRGWLDLLGPHRVFELYGATEGIGVTLVRGDEWLARPGTVGRGFLTQIRILDDDGAPVPPGTTGTVFMRTPQRVGRSDYLDGLVVRTTPDGFATVGDRGRLDPDGYLHLQPRDHGTINVGGEKVDPDEVEAALLAHPAVADAVALAVPHRTLGSVVGAHVVLRPDATVRRAELAAHCGRRLAGYKIPKHFTFVDQVPRSAAGKVQRWRLAPNPEDGATPR